The Streptomyces laurentii genome contains a region encoding:
- a CDS encoding hypothetical protein (identified by MetaGeneAnnotator; putative;~predicted protein [Streptomyces ghanaensis ATCC14672]): MLWSDPENEPPKELRDMVATLRRAGVLLAVTIVVAMFVVAAR; the protein is encoded by the coding sequence ATGCTGTGGTCCGACCCCGAGAACGAGCCGCCCAAGGAACTCCGCGACATGGTCGCGACGCTGCGGCGGGCCGGCGTGCTGCTCGCGGTGACGATCGTGGTGGCCATGTTCGTGGTCGCCGCGCGCTGA
- a CDS encoding acetyl/propionyl-CoA carboxylase, carboxyltransferase subunit (Acetyl co-enzyme A carboxylase carboxyltransferase alpha subunit; cl15772;~acetyl/propionyl-CoA carboxylase, carboxyltransferase subunit [Amycolatopsis mediterranei U32];~identified by MetaGeneAnnotator; putative;~methylmalonyl-CoA decarboxylase alpha subunit; TIGR01117) — protein sequence MSEPAEHHEIDIHTTAGKIADLQRRTGEATHAGSARAVEKQHAKGKLTARERIALLLDEGSFVELDELARHRSTNFGLEKNQPYGDGVVTGYGTVDGRPVAVFSQDFTVFGGALGEVFGQKIIKVMDFALKTGCPVIGINDSGGARIQEGVSALGMYGEIFRRNTHASGVIPQISLVVGPCAGGAVYSPAITDFTVMVDQTSHMFITGPDVIKTVTGEDVGFEELGGARTHNTTSGVAHHMAGDEKDAVEYVKSLLSYLPSNNLSEPPAFPETAPTEATDEDRELDTLIPDSANQPYDMHTVIEHVLDDGEFLETQALFAPNILTGFGRVEGFPVGVVANQPMQFAGCLDIDASEKAARFVRTCDAFNIPVLTFVDVPGFLPGVDQEYGGIIRRGAKLIYAYAEATVPLITVITRKAFGGAYDVMGSKHLGADLNLAWPTAQIAVMGAQGAVNILHRRTLAEAEANGEDVEAVRTRLIQEYEDALLNPYVAAERGYIDGVILPSDTRVQIVKGLRQLRTKRESLPPKKHGNIPL from the coding sequence ATGTCCGAGCCGGCAGAGCACCACGAGATCGACATTCACACGACCGCGGGCAAGATCGCGGACCTGCAGCGCCGGACCGGCGAGGCCACGCACGCCGGCTCGGCGCGCGCGGTGGAGAAGCAGCACGCGAAGGGGAAGCTGACGGCGCGCGAGCGCATCGCGCTGCTCCTCGACGAGGGGTCCTTCGTCGAACTGGACGAGCTGGCCCGGCACCGCTCCACCAACTTCGGCCTGGAGAAGAACCAGCCGTACGGCGACGGCGTCGTCACCGGCTACGGCACGGTCGACGGCCGTCCGGTCGCGGTCTTCTCGCAGGACTTCACCGTCTTCGGCGGCGCCCTCGGCGAGGTCTTCGGCCAGAAGATCATCAAGGTGATGGACTTCGCGCTGAAGACCGGCTGCCCGGTCATCGGCATCAACGACTCCGGCGGCGCCCGGATCCAGGAGGGCGTCAGCGCGCTCGGCATGTACGGCGAGATCTTCCGCCGCAACACCCACGCGTCCGGCGTCATCCCGCAGATCTCGCTGGTCGTCGGCCCCTGCGCGGGCGGCGCGGTGTACTCCCCCGCGATCACCGACTTCACGGTGATGGTCGACCAGACCTCGCACATGTTCATCACCGGCCCCGACGTCATCAAGACGGTCACCGGCGAGGACGTCGGCTTCGAGGAGCTGGGCGGCGCCCGGACGCACAACACCACCTCCGGTGTGGCGCACCACATGGCGGGCGACGAGAAGGACGCCGTCGAGTACGTCAAATCCCTTCTGTCGTACCTGCCGTCGAACAACCTCTCCGAGCCGCCGGCCTTCCCCGAGACCGCCCCGACCGAGGCGACGGACGAGGACCGCGAGCTGGACACGCTGATCCCGGACTCCGCGAACCAGCCGTACGACATGCACACCGTCATCGAGCACGTCCTCGACGACGGCGAATTCCTGGAGACCCAGGCCCTGTTCGCGCCGAACATCCTCACCGGCTTCGGCCGGGTCGAGGGCTTCCCGGTGGGTGTGGTCGCCAACCAGCCGATGCAGTTCGCCGGTTGCCTCGACATCGACGCGAGCGAGAAGGCCGCACGGTTCGTGCGCACCTGCGACGCGTTCAACATCCCGGTGCTCACCTTCGTCGACGTCCCCGGCTTCCTGCCGGGCGTGGACCAGGAGTACGGCGGCATCATCCGGCGCGGCGCGAAGCTGATCTACGCGTACGCCGAGGCGACCGTCCCGCTGATCACCGTCATCACGCGCAAGGCGTTCGGCGGCGCGTACGACGTCATGGGCTCCAAGCACCTGGGCGCCGACCTCAACCTGGCCTGGCCCACCGCGCAGATCGCCGTCATGGGCGCGCAGGGCGCGGTCAACATCCTGCACCGGCGCACGCTGGCGGAGGCGGAGGCGAACGGCGAGGACGTCGAGGCGGTGCGCACCCGGCTGATCCAGGAGTACGAGGACGCGCTGCTCAACCCGTACGTCGCGGCCGAGCGCGGGTACATCGACGGCGTGATCCTGCCGTCCGACACCCGCGTCCAGATCGTGAAGGGGCTGCGTCAACTGCGCACGAAGCGGGAATCCCTGCCCCCGAAGAAGCACGGCAACATCCCGCTGTAA
- a CDS encoding ligase (Biotin protein ligase C terminal domain; pfam02237;~Biotin-(acetyl-CoA carboxylase) ligase [Coenzyme metabolism]; COG0340;~Biotin/lipoate A/B protein ligase family; pfam03099;~identified by MetaGeneAnnotator; putative;~ligase [Streptomyces cattleya NRRL 8057 = DSM46488]), whose amino-acid sequence MTTSHDSAGRWSDLDRPPLNATALRRALVLPDGGLWTSLDVVESTGSTNSDLVARAGELPEGAVLVAEAQTSARGRLDRGWTAPPRSGLFVSVLLKPEVPMHRWGWLPLLTGVAVATGLGRAAGVDLSLKWPNDVLVRVDGEERKTGGILAEGAGGHGVVVGLGLNVSLRADELPVPTAGSLLLGNAVSTDRDTLLRSVLRSLERWYETWQRSDGDPAASGLQRAYAEKCATLGRRVRVELPGERTLEGDAVAVDGDGRIVVETEGGGTEAVAAGDIVHLRAVG is encoded by the coding sequence ATGACGACCTCCCACGACTCCGCCGGACGCTGGTCCGACCTGGACCGCCCCCCGCTCAACGCCACCGCCCTGCGCCGCGCGCTCGTGCTGCCCGACGGCGGCCTGTGGACCTCCCTCGACGTGGTCGAGTCCACCGGCTCCACCAACAGCGACCTCGTCGCGCGCGCCGGTGAACTCCCCGAGGGCGCGGTGCTCGTCGCCGAGGCGCAGACCTCCGCGCGCGGCCGGCTCGACCGGGGCTGGACCGCCCCGCCCCGCTCCGGGCTCTTCGTCTCCGTCCTGCTCAAGCCCGAGGTGCCGATGCACCGCTGGGGCTGGCTGCCGCTGCTCACCGGCGTGGCCGTGGCGACCGGGCTCGGCCGCGCGGCCGGCGTGGACCTCTCCCTCAAGTGGCCCAACGACGTGCTCGTACGGGTCGACGGCGAGGAACGCAAGACGGGCGGCATCCTCGCCGAGGGCGCGGGCGGGCACGGCGTGGTCGTCGGCCTCGGCCTCAACGTCAGCCTGCGCGCCGACGAGCTGCCGGTCCCCACCGCCGGTTCGCTGCTGCTCGGCAACGCCGTCTCCACCGACCGCGACACCCTGCTGCGGTCCGTGCTGCGGTCGCTGGAGCGCTGGTACGAGACGTGGCAGCGAAGCGACGGCGACCCGGCCGCCTCCGGGCTCCAGCGGGCGTACGCGGAGAAGTGCGCGACCCTCGGCCGCCGGGTGCGGGTGGAGCTGCCCGGCGAGCGGACGCTGGAGGGCGACGCGGTGGCGGTCGACGGGGACGGCCGGATCGTGGTGGAGACGGAGGGCGGCGGGACGGAGGCCGTGGCGGCGGGCGACATCGTGCACCTGCGGGCGGTGGGCTGA
- a CDS encoding hypothetical protein (identified by MetaGeneAnnotator; putative;~predicted protein [Streptomyces roseosporus NRRL15998]) produces the protein MIKVVRGNPTPEELAAALAVVQARAAATAAAAAADGGPKGPEGWSDPARIAQGVRHRPGPRAWARSYWPA, from the coding sequence ATGATCAAGGTGGTACGAGGCAACCCGACACCCGAGGAGCTGGCCGCCGCACTGGCGGTGGTCCAGGCCCGGGCCGCGGCCACGGCGGCGGCTGCCGCCGCGGACGGCGGCCCGAAGGGACCCGAGGGCTGGTCGGACCCGGCGCGGATCGCCCAGGGCGTCCGGCACCGGCCGGGCCCGCGCGCCTGGGCGCGGTCCTACTGGCCCGCCTGA